In the genome of Bos mutus isolate GX-2022 chromosome 28, NWIPB_WYAK_1.1, whole genome shotgun sequence, the window GGAGTCATCTCATTAGATTCATTATTTCCTAGCTTGTTGGCATAGTATCATCCTTGCTTGGCCAATTTTGTTAAAGACGTTTTGTATATACAACAATGCCATTTTGATAACTTTTTAATAATACTCTCCTACTaaaacatcattaaaaaataaacctaaatgaaaatgaaatgttagttgctcagtctgatCGGACTCTTTGCCAttgcatagactgtagcctgccaggctcctgtccatgggattctcaaggcaacaatactggagtgggatgccattccagGGGacttctctgacccagggatcgaacccaggtctcccacgttgcaggcagattctttacaacctgagccaacagggaagccataAATAGATACATCTAAGTTTTATGTGATTTATAATTGTCTtgccaaattttaattttagagctCCTTCAATCAAGACAAGGTAAACAAATCATTTACAAAGCAACAGactaaagtctttttttaataAGATGAAAGACATTTTGATAGTTAAATTGATTACAGAGTCACTTTTGCCTTGATGTAGGTTTGGTGACCTGGCATTGCCATACCATAAGGAATACACCTTGGTGTTTTTTCAGAGCCAACTGTCAGGGTTTTACTCCTTGATTTCAACATGTTAGGTCAATCTTTAATCGTATTTTACTCTGCTTGAAACATTCGGGATACTTTTCACAGGTGTCTCATTTTTTTTACTCCGCCCAAGAAATAAAGCATATAAAGCTAATAGGTCTGCTCTCTTTTAGTCAATATGCTTTATTAAATAATACAGATGTTTCAGCTGTTACTGGgaattgttattaaaaataaatgtccagAGACTAATTCCTTAAAGATTATAATGCAGTTGAGATGGTTCAGTACACATTAAAAATAGGTATACTAATTTTAGGTTAGGTTTCCAACTATTTGTAAACCAGGCTATTTAATTTCAATATCCTAACTGCTAATGAAACTAAGGCAAATTGTTTGGTATATATTAAAAATGGCTGTAGTGATATTTTAACAGTTCAATACAactttgggggtggtggtgggaaggAAAAGTCGCTATCCCCTCACCACAAGTGCCTACAATGCTGCCAATCCGAAGTAGTTAAACAAGTTTTATAGAAAAAGTAAagacaagaaaatatttaagtcCATAGATTCTTTCCTCCAAGAatgaaagttgtttttcttttttctgcactAGCTTATTTTCCTTAGGTTAAATATAAAAGCAGTATTTTTGGTGCAGCAAAATAGTATGGTTGCATGTTAGATAATTTCAGATGTGTTTTCAATCAGGCTGTTTCAAAGATTACAAACAGGGAAATAAACTATTCAGTTTATATTATTACTTGGACTTTAGAATCTCCAGAAGACCCCGTTTTTTACAACATAATCTTACCATACAGACTGTGAACCTTTTATAGTAATTCAAATATAGACATCATAGCTCAAGTAACATTCTCCTCCATTTTGCAATAATCAAATAAGATTACCTCTGAACAATTTCAAAATGCCTTTATTTTCCATAAGTACAGATTTTAATCCAGAAATGTAAAcatccctggatcagaagattCATCATCATATTATATGGGGCTTAACAAATGATTTCCTTCTTTGACACTCATTGTACTGTAAGAATCAATGGTCAGCTTGTGTGTGTGATGTGAAGTTCTGAATTCAGAACAAGAGAATTACAAGAGTGGCCGTGCCTTCAGGTTAGAGTTGAATAGTAATGGGCAGAGTCCTGAATTAAAGACACACTATTGCTTCTTCGGTGAGCAGAACTAGAGCACAAGATTCTACTATTTGGAATAGATCAGTGACGAGAATCCCCCTGAGATGCCTAGACTAATGCACCTACAAGGGGACAATGCAGAAGGAATAAAAGGTGTCAGTTTTGGGAAAAGTTAAAGGCTGTTAGTGTTGAAAGGTCAGATAACCCACTTCTGTTGACCAACacacattactttaaaaaacagtTCATCATTTTCACTGGTAAACAGCAGTTAGTGTAAATTCCATCCATGCAATTCagacttaataaaaaaaaaaaatcaattctcatAAAGTAGTAGGTAGATATATAATACTCTAAATTGATATAACCAGAGaattaaaaagctttaaaagtaTTAGACAAACTTTCATCCATGAGAGGCAGTTATTGCATTTGTTATTCAACAGAAAAGTTAAGTGATTAGTATCATTGTGCTCATTAGTCTCTGTAGGAGAAGACAACTTTTTTCCACAGTTGTTACCCATATTACAGGAATATAAGGAAACACAACAGCAGCACATGATCATATCTAAGAGTTTATGCAGAAAGGTGCAAGGCTTTTCTGCATATTTTGTCTTTAAGGATATTCTTTCCTCAGTGGCTCACTATAAcaagttaattttgttttcaccATTAATTTACTCAGAATTTATTAGTGAACCCAAAGTTCCACTGTTCTTACTGAACTAAATTAGATATATATTGCTGTTTTGGCCTGCGATAATTTCAGTTACTCTTTTAAAAAGCACCTTAGTCTTTTCATTCAACTTGCTTGtacatgaaaactttaaaaattttcataatgAAATTTGGAAAAACAATTCCTCCTTTATTACTGTCTTATTGCCAGAATGAATCTTTGTAGGTTAGTTTAATGTACTCCAGGTTGTATTATAACTTAAACATCATCCATCATCAACAACTGTTATAAGTTGGTCAACTTTTTGCTACAATATAATTCAAAACAGGTAGGTATGTAATTGATAATACACATTCATCactgttatgaaaaaaaaaaaacccttgtgaACAGTTTTAAAGGAAGTCATCATTTGCATATCTAGAACTTAATTTCAAACAAAACAGCATAAAGAAGTGCTTCAAACTCCCCCTAAGGTATAATAAATCACACCAGAATGGGACACTGTCATAAAACAACTTAgcaacctagaagaaatgcatTATGCCTCTGTGAGGTTTTACAGCACAGTTGGCATATCATATTGAGTaccatcttttttgtttttttaagaaaaatcattAAGAATTTGCTTTTCCATTCTAAGTTTGGGAACAAAGCTTCCTTCACTCTGGGCCTCTGTAACTGAGTGTGCAAAGAGGCAAAGGCACATACTGCTTCCCTACAGGGTCATCACTTTCCACCAATAGCAAATCCCTCTTTATTACAGAACTCAATTACTACCTGGATAAGTCAATCAAGAGGGCTTAGACAACAGCTGGGcaaattttaatgtgtttatttttacagtttgtttttattaaaagttttgtGAAAAAAGGAATCCTATAAATAGTAAAAAGGGGGGAAACAGGAGTGTTCCTTGGCCTGAAGCAAATGGTGTCAATACATTTGTAAACAAGGTAAAGCTGCTCCGCCTATTAAAAGGACAAAGATAAAACTAGTCACAGAGAGCACAACAGTTCAAGAGGTTCGGAGTGGGAAGTGTTTTGTCCCAAGTTTGGGTGCCCTAAAGTGGCTAGCAGTATAGTTAATTCTCAGTTATCTAGCCCTGGTCATCCATGCCTCTCTTCCTGCAGAAAACCCACCCCAGATGAAGCAAGCACTGAGGGGGGCTGTCCTAAGAACATTGCCACCAGCAACACAGCTGGAACCACCAGCCCCTCGAACATTAGAGCTCCTAAGAGAATCTGAAACAGTCATCAACGTTTTCCTCTACTTTTGCAGGAAAATACTGGAAGTAAATAGGGGCACACAGAATTCAACAGCTGGCTACCAGTGTTTTACATTCAGTTGTTTGGAAGCATACTGATTCAGCTCTGgttagaaaatacagaattacTTTATTACTTCCTAAAGTACACTAAGACATAAAAGTCACTTCAGGATAATACAGTTTTTGCATTGAAGGTGATAAAAACATCTGCTCAACTCTAGATCTGGAGACTCAGTGGGGGAAGCCCTAAGTAATCATTTGTCACTGAGATATACAGGTGCTTGAATTGCTTAGTTTTTGCCACCAGCGTAACCGAGATATGGTTACTGGGcaaggggaggaaagaaaagaaatcttgtcCTCTACATGCATAGTTAAGAGTGTAATCCCTCAAATCTGAAAAGAtggatttaattttcacaaaacttAATTAGGCCGGACAGCTCACTTTAAATAGTAGCTCAGCTCTTTAAACCTAGTTTTTACCAATGACTTGAACTAAAAACTATTCAAACCACTAGGTCATGCAAAGTCAATAAGTTAGAACTATAACAATAAGCAGTAAAAGGACATAAGGACACAAGTGGAAAACAAACCCTATTTACCCAGAGGAGGGCGGAGAAAAccactttgtatattttgaataggatgggaacagaggaaagaaaattttcattatgGCTTTAAGATGGAAGCACTTCAGATAAgtcccctgtcccctcccccccccccccactccaAACCCCAGTGGCAGTGACAGAGCCAGGAAACAACCTAGCTTCCCCGCCTACTCCGCCCCCAAAACAGTGCCCGGTGGTTGCAATCCAGTCGCCCGCGCTTCCCAAGACTCCCGAGGAAGCGGCTACTGCCCATTCCAGTAGATCCAACACCCAGGCTGGGGGAAGGAAGAAAGCCCTTGTGATGGGGTCGCGGCCAGCCAAGCCTAGATCTGAGTAGGGCAAGTGTTCGGCCCACCGCTTTCGGGCGCCGGCGGCTTCAAGGGAAGACCTTGGGACCTGGATAAGGCTCCCCCTCGCACCAGAAGTCATCGGCCTGCGGGGTCTCCAGGAGCCACACTTCTCGGGGCAGGTCACAGGCCGAGCCGGAGGCCTCCTTGGCCCTGACAGGCTCCAGCACTCGGTAATAGTGGCAGTCCCGGCCGTCGTCGGGGTCGTAGGGCGGGGCCAGGATGTCCAGAAAGGCGGCGGGCCCGTCCACAGCGTCGATCTGGTGCAGGTTGTCCCGGTGCGGCGTGAGGAAGCACGGGCCGCTGGCCTCCGTGTACTCTGCCCGGGAGCGCAGCACGCCCGGCTGTACCGCGTCCAGCTCCCGGGGCTGCAGAGGCGGCTCGAACTGCTGCTCTGGTGGCGGGGCCCGCGGCCGCTGCCCGCTGCCCACCTCCAGCTTGTCCATGCAGCTGATGCGCACGGTCCCGTAGAGCACCTTGAGGATGCCGTGCATGCCCGGGTGGTCATGCAGCGGGATGGAGGTGCCGCTCTTGAGCAGGAACACGCCGAGGCTGAATCCGTCGGTCTCGCAGATGTGCATATAGGTGACGGGCGGCAGGTTGGGCCGCAGCGGCTGCACCGTGGCCTTACGCGGGGAGATGTTCAGGTCCTCCGCGCGGACCTGGGTCAGCAGGCTCTTCAGCTTGCTCAGGTTCTCCGGGAAGCCCTGCGGTATCGGCGCCTCCGGGCCTGGCGCCTCGCCGCGGTCGGAAGAGCTGCGGCCGCCCCCGCTGCCCCGGAAGGTGA includes:
- the ADO gene encoding 2-aminoethanethiol dioxygenase, producing the protein MPRDNMASLIQRIARQACLTFRGSGGGRSSSDRGEAPGPEAPIPQGFPENLSKLKSLLTQVRAEDLNISPRKATVQPLRPNLPPVTYMHICETDGFSLGVFLLKSGTSIPLHDHPGMHGILKVLYGTVRISCMDKLEVGSGQRPRAPPPEQQFEPPLQPRELDAVQPGVLRSRAEYTEASGPCFLTPHRDNLHQIDAVDGPAAFLDILAPPYDPDDGRDCHYYRVLEPVRAKEASGSACDLPREVWLLETPQADDFWCEGEPYPGPKVFP